From Hyphomicrobiales bacterium 4NK60-0047b, the proteins below share one genomic window:
- the prfB gene encoding peptide chain release factor 2, producing the protein MNVKSEDPDLWNDPKKAQVLMKERQRLDSAITAFNKLTQDLDDNIELIEMGEAEDDAETIEEAEEAIAALAKVAQRREVETLLSGEVDANDCYVEIHAGAGGTESQDWAEMLFRMYMRYAEEKGYKVEITGTSAGDEAGLKSATILVKGENAYGWLKTESGVHRLVRISPFDSNAKRHTSFSSCWVYPVIDDDIDIDIAESDCRIDTYRASGAGGQHVNTTDSAVRITHQPSGIVVQCQSGRSQHKNKAEAWKMLRARLYEKEMQEREDKAQAEASQKGAIGWGHQIRSYVLQPYQMVKDLRTGVESTNPSAVLDGALDPFIEAALAQRVHGGGAVEVGDLE; encoded by the coding sequence TTGAACGTAAAATCTGAAGACCCTGATCTTTGGAATGATCCGAAAAAAGCACAAGTTTTGATGAAAGAGCGTCAAAGGCTGGATAGTGCGATAACTGCGTTTAATAAACTCACCCAAGATTTAGATGACAATATTGAACTGATTGAGATGGGGGAAGCAGAAGATGATGCTGAGACCATTGAGGAAGCTGAAGAGGCAATTGCAGCTTTAGCCAAAGTAGCGCAGCGCCGTGAAGTTGAAACGCTTCTCTCTGGCGAAGTGGATGCTAATGATTGTTATGTTGAGATCCATGCGGGCGCTGGGGGAACTGAGAGCCAAGATTGGGCTGAGATGCTTTTCAGGATGTATATGCGTTATGCTGAAGAGAAGGGCTATAAGGTTGAAATTACCGGGACGAGTGCTGGTGATGAGGCTGGGCTTAAATCTGCAACCATTTTGGTGAAGGGTGAGAATGCTTATGGCTGGCTCAAGACAGAATCTGGTGTGCACCGTTTGGTGAGAATTTCTCCATTTGACTCAAACGCCAAACGCCATACAAGCTTTTCGTCCTGTTGGGTTTATCCGGTGATTGATGATGATATTGACATTGATATTGCCGAAAGTGATTGCCGTATTGATACATACCGGGCAAGTGGTGCTGGCGGACAGCATGTGAACACGACGGATAGTGCCGTTCGGATTACGCACCAACCCTCAGGCATTGTGGTGCAATGTCAATCTGGTCGCTCGCAACATAAAAACAAAGCGGAAGCTTGGAAGATGCTTCGTGCTCGTTTGTATGAAAAAGAAATGCAGGAGCGCGAAGATAAAGCGCAAGCTGAAGCATCACAAAAAGGAGCGATCGGATGGGGACACCAAATTCGCTCTTATGTGTTGCAGCCTTATCAGATGGTGAAAGATTTACGCACTGGCGTGGAGAGCACGAACCCATCTGCTGTGTTAGATGGGGCGCTTGACCCGTTTATTGAGGCGGCGTTAGCGCAGCGGGTTCATGGCGGCGGTGCAGTTGAGGTTGGGGATTTGGAGTAG
- a CDS encoding penicillin-binding protein 1A encodes MTQPPPPQPYRGQTQAPRFSAAGSAGGPYAPMGNMPPPSQKPPKKKGRFWLKFLGFMFTAGCIGFFAVSAAVAYYVWDVTKDLPDYEVLAKYEPKVMSRIHANDGNLIAEFADERRIYVPINAIPDRIIHAFISAEDKNFFEHGGLDYRRLTGAILAFVQIKLTGSNKRPSGASTITQQVAKNFLLTNERKIDRKVKEAVLARRIERAFTKGQILELYLNEIYFGLRSHGIAAAALNYFGKSLEEISIQEAAYLASLPKAPNNYHPFKKRKRAIIRRKYVIKQMLKNGYITKAEADAAIASEFKVNPRPFGAHILAGEFFAEGVRRKLIEKFGQKRIYGGGLSVRTTLDPDLQKKAKKALVDGLVSYDQKHGFRGAVAEIVLTPEMDWGIELAKVEALQDVHPWRLGIVLKLEAKKAVIGLQPKQLVSGQVDSAREIGEISLDNIKWARKHLGETKYGDPKLGKVLKSPGSILKLGDVVYVAPVKAKLLKKAVASTDAVLPVEGNNQWKLMQIPEVEGAIVVMEPHTGRVKALVGGFSFDDSEFDRATQAKRQPGSAFKPFVYAAALDNGYTPSSVVLDTPVAIDQGNGQGIWRPKNYSGKFNGPSTLRIGIEKSRNLMTVRLAQDMGMPLISEYARRFGIYDNLMPVLSMSLGAGETTLMRLTTAYSILANGGKKVNATLIDRIQDRYGKTVWSHDAAKCDGCDQSEWDPLKKPQLIDQREQIIDPHTAYQVTSMLEGVVLRGTARKAMKGLPIPVAGKTGTTNDARDAWFVGFSADLAVGVFVGQDVPRPMGKKATGGGLAAPIFKNFMISALAGKPAIPFRIPAGIKLIPINSKSGLRSSGGQNTIMEAFKPGNGPPDASSVIYDDPSIFIPETDRSLDSGLY; translated from the coding sequence ATGACACAACCCCCACCACCACAACCATATCGTGGGCAAACACAGGCTCCCAGATTTTCTGCTGCTGGCAGTGCAGGGGGGCCATATGCGCCTATGGGGAACATGCCCCCTCCTTCACAAAAACCGCCTAAAAAGAAGGGTCGGTTTTGGTTGAAGTTCTTGGGCTTTATGTTCACGGCTGGTTGTATTGGTTTTTTTGCCGTCTCAGCTGCCGTTGCTTATTATGTTTGGGATGTAACGAAAGACCTGCCTGATTATGAAGTTTTGGCGAAATATGAGCCGAAGGTGATGAGCCGCATTCATGCGAATGATGGTAATCTGATTGCGGAGTTTGCTGATGAACGACGCATATATGTGCCCATAAATGCGATACCGGATCGTATCATTCATGCGTTCATTTCTGCGGAAGATAAAAATTTCTTTGAACATGGGGGCCTTGATTATCGTCGTTTAACAGGAGCGATACTGGCTTTTGTCCAAATTAAATTAACCGGCAGTAACAAGAGACCATCTGGAGCATCAACCATTACTCAGCAGGTAGCTAAGAACTTCCTTTTGACGAATGAACGCAAAATTGACCGGAAAGTGAAAGAAGCTGTGTTGGCTCGGCGGATTGAACGTGCTTTCACAAAGGGGCAAATTTTAGAGCTTTATTTAAATGAAATTTATTTTGGCTTGCGCTCACATGGTATTGCAGCGGCCGCTTTGAATTATTTTGGTAAATCGCTTGAAGAAATATCAATTCAGGAAGCGGCTTATTTGGCGTCTTTACCGAAAGCACCAAACAATTATCATCCTTTTAAGAAGCGTAAGCGGGCGATTATTCGCCGTAAGTATGTGATTAAGCAGATGCTTAAAAATGGCTATATCACTAAGGCTGAAGCGGATGCGGCGATCGCCTCAGAGTTTAAAGTTAACCCGCGTCCCTTTGGTGCGCACATTTTGGCGGGTGAGTTTTTTGCTGAAGGTGTGAGACGGAAACTAATTGAAAAATTTGGGCAAAAAAGAATTTATGGTGGTGGACTTTCTGTTCGAACTACGCTTGATCCGGATTTGCAGAAAAAGGCTAAAAAAGCGCTTGTTGATGGTCTGGTCTCTTATGATCAAAAACATGGATTTAGAGGGGCTGTTGCGGAGATTGTTCTGACACCTGAAATGGATTGGGGTATTGAGCTGGCGAAAGTTGAAGCTTTGCAAGATGTGCATCCGTGGCGTTTGGGGATTGTCCTAAAGCTAGAAGCAAAAAAGGCTGTGATTGGTTTGCAACCGAAACAGTTGGTTTCGGGGCAGGTTGATAGTGCGCGTGAAATTGGCGAGATCTCACTAGATAATATTAAGTGGGCCAGAAAACATTTGGGTGAAACCAAATATGGTGACCCTAAACTAGGTAAGGTGCTGAAATCTCCTGGAAGTATTCTCAAACTTGGGGATGTTGTCTATGTGGCACCGGTTAAAGCTAAATTGTTGAAAAAAGCTGTGGCTAGCACAGATGCAGTTCTACCTGTTGAAGGGAACAATCAATGGAAGCTTATGCAAATTCCTGAAGTGGAAGGTGCTATTGTTGTGATGGAGCCGCATACGGGCCGGGTTAAAGCGCTTGTTGGTGGCTTTAGTTTTGATGATAGTGAATTTGACCGTGCTACTCAGGCGAAGCGTCAACCTGGTTCAGCGTTTAAGCCATTTGTTTATGCTGCCGCATTAGATAACGGATATACGCCATCAAGTGTGGTTTTGGATACGCCTGTTGCGATTGACCAGGGGAATGGTCAGGGCATTTGGCGCCCGAAAAACTATAGCGGTAAGTTTAACGGACCTTCGACATTGCGGATTGGTATTGAGAAATCTCGCAACTTGATGACCGTTCGGCTAGCGCAAGATATGGGTATGCCGCTCATTTCTGAATATGCGCGCCGCTTTGGAATTTATGACAATTTGATGCCTGTGCTTTCTATGTCTCTTGGAGCCGGTGAGACCACATTAATGCGTCTTACTACTGCTTATAGTATTTTGGCGAATGGTGGCAAAAAGGTGAATGCGACCCTTATTGACCGTATTCAGGATCGCTATGGCAAGACGGTTTGGTCTCATGATGCAGCTAAATGTGATGGATGTGATCAATCAGAATGGGATCCATTGAAAAAACCTCAATTGATTGATCAACGTGAACAGATAATAGACCCTCACACTGCTTATCAGGTTACATCTATGCTTGAAGGTGTTGTTTTACGTGGAACGGCACGCAAAGCTATGAAAGGTTTGCCTATCCCTGTTGCAGGTAAAACAGGCACAACCAATGATGCGCGTGACGCGTGGTTTGTTGGGTTTTCGGCTGACCTGGCGGTTGGGGTTTTTGTTGGGCAAGATGTACCGCGTCCCATGGGTAAAAAAGCTACAGGTGGTGGCTTAGCGGCGCCGATCTTTAAAAATTTTATGATCTCTGCTTTGGCTGGCAAACCAGCTATTCCGTTTCGTATTCCGGCTGGAATTAAGCTTATTCCGATTAACTCTAAATCGGGCTTGCGGTCTTCTGGTGGGCAAAATACGATTATGGAAGCGTTTAAGCCTGGCAATGGCCCACCGGATGCTTCATCTGTGATTTATGATGATCCAAGCATCTTTATTCCAGAGACTGATCGTTCGCTTGATTCTGGGTTGTATTAA
- a CDS encoding N-acetylmuramoyl-L-alanine amidase, which produces MVFFFTQKFLLIFKLNRDCGGIFSVASRFTSVLCRPVQRLAVLSLFLFALMPTQVAFAKGDGASTIANDARLGGDGARTRFVADLSKPTDYRIFTLSDPYRVIIDLPNVRFKLPQGLGSTGKGLVSAFRYGLFAKGKSRIVIDVVGPVHVEQSFILDAKGGKSAKLVVDIVPTDRTNFERRRKALYEKRVRENRKAKKASLGSAIEKLARAPKKLSKKRIVIDPGHGGLDPGASSKKGTREKDVVLAFAKVLKKKLLRLGTYDVKLTRSVDIFVPLAERVQIAEDYHASLFISLHADAISRRLAKRTRGATIYTLSKEGSDLEAQALANKENKSDILAGIDIAPESEVEGILRDLTQRETKNQSLDFASYAFRNMRKKTKFRQNMMRSANFRVLRSAIVPSVLIELGYISNVNDEKLLRSPKWQASLASSLSIAVDKFMKEQ; this is translated from the coding sequence GTGGTCTTTTTCTTCACTCAAAAATTCTTACTAATTTTTAAGCTGAACCGAGATTGTGGAGGGATTTTTAGTGTAGCTTCACGGTTTACGTCTGTTTTATGTCGTCCTGTTCAGCGTTTGGCTGTTCTCTCTCTGTTTTTGTTCGCTTTGATGCCCACGCAGGTAGCCTTTGCAAAAGGCGATGGGGCGTCAACAATTGCAAATGATGCCCGCCTTGGTGGTGACGGGGCTAGAACGCGTTTTGTTGCTGATTTATCTAAACCGACAGATTATCGTATTTTTACACTTTCCGACCCTTACCGCGTTATTATTGACTTGCCCAATGTCCGTTTTAAATTGCCTCAAGGACTTGGTAGCACGGGTAAAGGCTTAGTGAGTGCGTTCCGTTATGGCTTGTTTGCCAAGGGGAAATCTCGGATTGTTATTGATGTGGTTGGGCCTGTTCATGTTGAGCAGTCTTTTATTCTTGATGCTAAGGGCGGGAAATCGGCCAAACTTGTGGTTGATATTGTTCCCACTGACCGGACGAATTTTGAACGCCGCCGCAAAGCTCTTTATGAAAAACGAGTTCGTGAAAACAGAAAGGCTAAAAAAGCTTCTCTTGGTAGTGCTATTGAAAAGCTAGCGCGTGCTCCTAAAAAATTGAGTAAAAAAAGGATTGTTATTGATCCCGGGCATGGTGGCCTTGATCCAGGTGCTTCAAGTAAAAAGGGGACACGTGAAAAAGACGTGGTACTGGCTTTTGCAAAGGTATTGAAAAAGAAATTGCTCAGACTTGGTACCTATGATGTGAAGCTCACACGTTCTGTCGATATTTTTGTGCCGCTTGCTGAACGAGTGCAAATTGCTGAAGATTATCATGCATCTCTTTTCATCTCTCTTCATGCTGACGCAATTAGTAGGCGATTGGCTAAGCGAACGCGAGGGGCGACGATTTACACTCTTTCAAAAGAGGGCTCCGACCTTGAAGCTCAAGCCTTAGCAAATAAAGAGAATAAATCAGATATTCTGGCTGGTATTGATATTGCGCCTGAAAGTGAAGTTGAGGGGATTTTACGCGACCTCACCCAAAGAGAGACCAAGAATCAATCTTTAGATTTTGCTTCTTATGCTTTTAGAAATATGAGAAAGAAAACCAAATTTCGCCAGAATATGATGAGATCTGCGAACTTTAGGGTTCTGCGATCTGCTATTGTGCCATCAGTTCTTATTGAGCTAGGTTATATTAGTAATGTGAATGATGAAAAATTACTAAGATCACCAAAATGGCAGGCCTCTCTTGCAAGTTCGCTGAGTATAGCGGTTGATAAGTTTATGAAAGAACAATAG
- a CDS encoding ribonuclease E/G, with amino-acid sequence MANKMLIDAAHPEETRVVVLRGDRVEEFDFESALRKQLRGNIYLAKVTRVEPSLQAAFVDYGGNRHGFLAFNEIHPDYYQLPKADREALLEVEAEEARLAAKREAEAENARLSAEGDEASEDNEVSADNENDDESSEKIVTLDAENNDTSISETSEDDTEDGSDDEVESVGSEDALEELPERQALRRKHYKIQEVIKRRQIILVQVVKEERGNKGAALTTYLSLAGRYTVLMPNTARGGGISRKIANPTDRKRLRKIVGELEVPEGMGLIVRTAGASRTKAELKRDFEYLLRLWENVRDHTLQSSAPNLVYEEGNLIKRSIRDLYSKEVEEVLVAGEEEYREAKDFMRMLMPSHAKNVQPFKDSEPLFTKYKIESQLNAMYSPYVTLPSGGYIVINQTEALVSIDVNSGRSTKEHSIEETALNTNLEAATEISRQLRLRDLAGLVVIDFIDMEERRNNRAVERRIKECLRHDRARIQVGRISHFGLLEMSRQRLRTGVLEGSTSPCPHCQGTGMIRSTESMALTILRALEDRLLTQRHSVDLACNTNVDVALYILNKKRNYVNDIERRYGVNIAINASSDLEGVSYTIEQMRRDNNSSSDASVVQMDWAHKSTDNERTPNERGGRNETSARDDNSEQDGKSRRRRRRRGGQAARRAHTNEDQPQNENENSIEAQTDETQLSESQPQTTSEAHDTDTVGDEDARPRRPRRRGKRGGRRRGNRANREAGSENQTDENNNAEDTDSSDAINGEERAATSSEDNVTNARSNDKATNDSDQDQSEGQNQDSSSHETSSQRPRRTQRRPRRRSNRTDRSTEAKTEETNSSEAVSTEVTSSSKESTEAPVKQDRAETQTSKTKSSEKMSSEPKQAPKQGYWSKARQQKSDEEKTSAEAPAEKKTRAPRRKATSAQKANTENSEKSETKIDPKSIVASKQKEEATDTAPKRGWWQKSNG; translated from the coding sequence ATGGCAAACAAAATGCTTATCGATGCCGCACACCCAGAGGAAACTCGGGTTGTGGTTTTACGGGGAGACCGTGTTGAAGAATTCGATTTTGAATCGGCTCTAAGAAAACAACTAAGAGGTAATATCTACCTCGCAAAAGTAACACGTGTTGAACCATCTCTCCAAGCCGCCTTTGTGGATTATGGAGGGAACCGTCATGGCTTTCTCGCCTTTAATGAAATTCACCCAGATTACTACCAGCTTCCCAAAGCTGATAGAGAAGCTCTACTTGAAGTAGAAGCAGAAGAAGCACGCCTTGCTGCAAAAAGAGAAGCCGAAGCTGAAAATGCACGCCTCTCAGCAGAAGGCGATGAAGCATCTGAGGATAATGAAGTTTCAGCTGACAATGAAAATGATGATGAAAGCTCTGAAAAAATCGTCACGCTTGACGCTGAAAACAACGATACATCTATTTCAGAAACATCCGAAGACGATACAGAAGACGGTTCTGATGATGAAGTAGAATCTGTAGGCTCAGAAGACGCCTTGGAAGAATTACCTGAACGCCAAGCACTTCGCCGCAAACACTACAAAATTCAAGAAGTCATCAAACGTAGACAAATCATTCTTGTACAAGTTGTAAAGGAAGAGCGCGGCAACAAAGGTGCAGCTCTTACCACCTATTTATCTCTTGCTGGACGTTACACCGTTCTCATGCCAAACACCGCACGCGGTGGTGGTATCTCGAGAAAAATTGCCAATCCAACAGACAGAAAACGTCTTCGTAAAATTGTTGGTGAACTTGAAGTGCCTGAAGGCATGGGCCTAATCGTGCGTACAGCCGGCGCATCTCGCACAAAAGCAGAATTAAAGCGAGATTTTGAATATTTATTACGCCTCTGGGAAAATGTAAGGGATCACACCTTGCAATCTTCAGCACCAAATCTTGTGTATGAAGAAGGAAACCTCATCAAACGCTCAATCCGCGACCTCTATTCAAAAGAAGTAGAAGAAGTGCTGGTTGCTGGTGAAGAAGAATACCGTGAAGCAAAAGACTTCATGCGCATGCTCATGCCAAGTCACGCAAAAAATGTTCAGCCCTTTAAAGACAGTGAACCTCTTTTCACCAAATATAAAATTGAATCCCAACTGAACGCAATGTACAGCCCCTATGTCACCTTGCCATCCGGCGGTTATATTGTGATCAATCAAACTGAAGCACTAGTTTCAATTGACGTTAACTCCGGACGCTCCACCAAAGAACACTCTATTGAGGAAACAGCTCTCAATACAAACCTTGAAGCCGCAACAGAAATTTCACGCCAACTACGCTTGAGAGATTTAGCCGGCCTGGTTGTAATCGATTTCATTGATATGGAAGAACGCCGCAACAACCGCGCCGTTGAACGCCGCATCAAAGAATGCTTGCGTCATGATCGTGCCCGCATTCAAGTTGGGCGCATTTCTCATTTTGGCCTCCTTGAAATGTCACGCCAGCGCCTCAGAACAGGTGTCCTTGAAGGCTCAACAAGCCCATGCCCTCACTGTCAAGGAACAGGCATGATCCGCTCAACAGAGTCTATGGCACTCACAATTTTAAGAGCACTAGAAGATCGCCTTTTGACCCAGCGCCACTCAGTTGATCTTGCCTGTAACACAAACGTGGATGTCGCTCTTTATATCCTCAATAAAAAGAGAAATTATGTAAATGATATAGAGCGCCGCTACGGAGTGAATATTGCAATTAATGCCAGCTCTGATTTAGAGGGCGTAAGCTACACAATTGAGCAAATGCGCCGCGATAATAACTCATCATCTGATGCGTCCGTTGTTCAAATGGACTGGGCTCATAAATCAACAGATAATGAGCGCACACCAAATGAACGTGGTGGTAGAAATGAAACGTCAGCAAGAGATGATAATTCAGAGCAAGACGGCAAGTCACGCCGCCGCCGCCGCCGCCGTGGGGGGCAAGCCGCACGCCGTGCCCACACAAATGAAGATCAACCTCAGAACGAGAATGAAAATTCAATTGAGGCTCAAACTGATGAAACTCAACTAAGTGAGAGCCAACCTCAAACGACGAGTGAAGCTCATGACACAGACACAGTAGGCGATGAGGATGCAAGACCTCGTCGTCCGCGTCGCCGTGGAAAACGTGGTGGTCGTCGTCGTGGCAACCGCGCTAATCGTGAAGCTGGTTCTGAAAATCAAACTGATGAAAATAACAATGCAGAAGATACAGATTCATCAGACGCGATAAATGGTGAAGAAAGAGCTGCAACATCATCAGAAGATAATGTGACGAACGCCCGCTCAAATGACAAAGCAACAAATGATAGCGATCAAGACCAAAGTGAAGGTCAAAATCAAGACAGCTCAAGTCACGAAACCTCAAGTCAAAGACCAAGACGTACACAACGCCGGCCAAGACGGCGCTCGAACAGAACAGACCGTTCTACTGAGGCGAAAACTGAAGAAACTAACTCTTCAGAAGCTGTTTCTACAGAAGTCACCTCTTCATCAAAAGAGAGCACTGAAGCCCCAGTTAAACAAGACAGAGCTGAAACACAGACTTCAAAAACAAAGTCTTCAGAAAAAATGTCTTCAGAGCCAAAACAAGCTCCGAAACAAGGCTATTGGTCAAAAGCGCGCCAACAAAAGTCTGATGAAGAAAAAACATCAGCTGAGGCCCCTGCAGAAAAGAAAACCAGAGCACCAAGACGCAAAGCTACAAGTGCTCAAAAAGCAAATACTGAAAACAGTGAAAAATCTGAAACAAAGATTGATCCAAAAAGCATCGTTGCCTCAAAGCAAAAAGAAGAAGCTACAGATACAGCCCCCAAACGAGGCTGGTGGCAAAAATCAAACGGCTAA
- a CDS encoding aminotransferase class I/II-fold pyridoxal phosphate-dependent enzyme: MDVMREAGDLEASGASICHMEVGQPGTPAPFLVRERAKEALDDELIGYTEALGQRSLRERIAQHYKESYDVSIDTDQVVITTGSSAGFVLSFLATLDAGDHVAITRPGYPCYREILKALDLIPVEMPVGFHNDWMPSLGDVTQAIEEFDIKAILLASPANPTGVVFEQDRLKSLVDMAGRRGIWFFSDEIYHGLTYEKPADTALSFLEQDDQPVIILNSFSKYYSMTGWRIGWMVVPKDLVRRMEKLNQHLFISAPGLSQIAATAAFDARDELEGLKKQYARNREILINGLVAAGFGRFAPPDGAFYVYVDVSEVTSDSFEFSKLLLREHGIAASSGLDFDRVDGGGMIRFSYAGTEVDVIEAVKRLQAAQF, from the coding sequence ATGGATGTTATGCGGGAAGCTGGAGATTTAGAGGCTTCTGGTGCTTCTATTTGTCATATGGAGGTTGGGCAACCTGGAACGCCCGCACCCTTTTTGGTGAGGGAGCGGGCGAAGGAAGCTCTTGATGATGAGTTAATTGGATATACTGAGGCTCTTGGTCAGCGGTCTTTACGTGAGCGTATCGCTCAGCATTATAAAGAAAGTTATGACGTCTCTATTGATACGGACCAGGTTGTTATTACTACGGGGTCATCAGCTGGGTTTGTTTTGTCTTTTTTGGCCACTTTAGATGCCGGTGATCATGTGGCGATTACCCGGCCAGGTTATCCTTGTTACCGAGAAATTTTAAAGGCACTAGATCTTATACCAGTTGAGATGCCAGTGGGGTTTCATAATGATTGGATGCCTTCACTAGGCGACGTGACACAGGCAATTGAAGAGTTTGATATCAAAGCGATTTTACTTGCTAGTCCAGCTAACCCAACTGGTGTTGTGTTTGAGCAGGACCGTTTAAAGTCTTTGGTTGATATGGCAGGGCGCCGAGGTATTTGGTTTTTCTCTGATGAGATTTATCATGGGCTAACTTATGAAAAACCTGCTGATACGGCTCTTTCTTTTTTAGAACAAGATGATCAACCGGTTATAATTCTGAATAGTTTTTCTAAATATTATTCAATGACTGGGTGGCGTATTGGCTGGATGGTTGTGCCTAAAGATCTTGTTCGGCGGATGGAAAAACTAAATCAGCATTTATTTATCTCAGCACCTGGTTTGTCGCAAATTGCGGCAACAGCAGCTTTTGATGCAAGGGATGAACTTGAGGGGCTTAAAAAACAATATGCTCGCAATAGAGAAATTTTAATCAATGGATTAGTTGCGGCTGGTTTTGGTCGGTTCGCACCGCCCGATGGTGCGTTTTATGTCTATGTTGATGTGAGTGAAGTTACGTCTGATAGTTTTGAGTTTTCGAAACTCTTATTACGTGAGCATGGCATTGCTGCTTCATCTGGTCTTGATTTCGACCGAGTTGATGGTGGGGGGATGATACGTTTTTCTTATGCAGGAACAGAGGTGGATGTCATAGAGGCAGTTAAGCGTTTACAGGCAGCTCAATTTTAG
- a CDS encoding M48 family metalloprotease, with amino-acid sequence MQLFSTLLLLTFFALSSLVLTASQAKARGLIRDSETENLIRDYGLPIFRAAGLSSQNIAIHIINDKNFNAFVVDGRNMFINMGAIMQAQTPNQIIGVMAHEAGHIAGGHLSRLRAHAAKAQTLDIMLKILGGALLIAGGAGGNADLGKVGQGVFTGSSQQTFRSINQYRQTEEYAADQAAFVYLTRTKQSAKGMLETFEYFASQAIGSLKYSDPYVRSHPLPRQRINQLRQKAERSPYFNKKDSPALIQRHNMVRAKLFAFTTNPTFVFNRYNTKNQSLPARYARAIATFKSRGIKAFLPKINALLKQQPNNPYFHELKGQFLLESGNAKAAIPSLEKSISLEPRNAIIRLMLAQAMSQIPGKSYTNKIINHLRKALVREKRSPIGYRLLATAYAKKNKIAYAELASAQAYFYEGKLGLAKNQANRAKRKLKKGSPQWIQADDITSFQPRR; translated from the coding sequence GTGCAGCTTTTTAGTACACTTCTTTTACTCACCTTTTTCGCATTGAGTTCATTAGTTCTTACAGCCAGTCAAGCAAAAGCACGCGGCCTCATTCGCGACAGTGAAACTGAAAACCTAATTAGAGATTATGGCCTTCCCATTTTCAGAGCAGCAGGCCTCAGTTCACAAAACATAGCCATTCACATTATTAACGACAAAAACTTCAACGCCTTTGTAGTTGATGGTCGAAATATGTTCATCAACATGGGCGCTATCATGCAAGCCCAGACCCCAAATCAAATCATTGGCGTTATGGCACACGAGGCCGGCCACATCGCAGGTGGGCACCTTTCACGCCTCAGAGCCCATGCAGCCAAAGCACAAACATTAGACATCATGCTCAAAATCTTGGGCGGCGCTCTTCTCATTGCCGGCGGTGCTGGCGGAAACGCAGATCTTGGAAAAGTCGGCCAAGGCGTTTTCACAGGAAGTTCGCAGCAAACATTTCGCTCAATCAACCAATATAGACAAACGGAAGAATACGCAGCAGACCAAGCTGCCTTTGTTTATTTAACCCGCACGAAACAATCCGCAAAAGGCATGCTGGAAACATTTGAATATTTCGCAAGTCAGGCAATTGGCAGCTTAAAATATAGCGACCCCTATGTACGAAGCCATCCCTTACCTCGGCAACGGATCAACCAGCTACGCCAAAAAGCTGAACGCAGTCCCTACTTCAATAAAAAAGATAGCCCAGCACTCATACAAAGACACAATATGGTAAGAGCAAAACTATTCGCCTTCACCACCAATCCAACTTTTGTGTTTAATCGCTATAATACAAAAAACCAGTCCTTGCCGGCTCGCTATGCAAGAGCCATTGCAACGTTTAAAAGCCGTGGTATCAAGGCCTTTTTGCCTAAAATTAATGCCCTGCTCAAACAGCAACCTAATAATCCTTATTTCCATGAGTTAAAAGGACAATTTCTTCTCGAATCTGGCAATGCAAAAGCAGCCATCCCCTCTTTAGAGAAGTCAATTAGTTTGGAGCCAAGAAACGCCATCATTCGCCTCATGTTGGCTCAGGCAATGTCACAAATCCCGGGCAAATCTTACACTAACAAAATCATCAACCATCTTAGAAAAGCATTGGTCAGAGAAAAACGCTCACCAATCGGCTATCGCTTACTGGCAACGGCTTATGCAAAGAAGAATAAAATTGCCTACGCCGAGCTCGCCTCAGCACAAGCTTATTTTTATGAAGGAAAATTAGGTTTGGCCAAAAATCAGGCCAATCGTGCTAAAAGAAAATTAAAAAAAGGCAGCCCTCAGTGGATACAAGCAGATGACATCACGTCATTTCAACCAAGGCGATAA